Proteins encoded together in one Planctomyces sp. SH-PL14 window:
- a CDS encoding alpha-1,4-glucan--maltose-1-phosphate maltosyltransferase, which yields MPSLAARAAEFLDLQQVSPSRVIVTGVSPEIDGGRQAAKRILGDRVTVEADLLVDSHDLLTGVVKYRPAGDVRWREARMAPRPNDRWAASFQVERLGFYEFTVTAWIDRFTTWHRGLMKKVEAGQSVGSELLEGAALVHRVGQQAPGQDGDWLVRHAAELKEGSEPERVTAAGDPVLTMLMARHDPRIGRREYDQVLLIWVDRLRAEFGGWYEVFPRSCSPEPNRHGTFRDLEQRLPDIARMGFDVVYLPPIHPIGRTHRKGPNNTLTANESDPGSPWAIGGAEGGHQAIHPELGTLEDFDRLFTAAVGQGIEFALDLAFQCSPDHPYVRDHPEWFRHRPDGSIQYAENPPKKYQDIYPLDFECADWKALWSELLQVVQFWIDRGIRIFRVDNPHTKPLPFWEWLIAAVRQRNPDVFFLAEAFTRPKLMKQLAKLGFSQSYTYFTWRNSAWELREYFTELTQTEAAEYLRPNLFANTPDILPEYLQHGGPAAFQIRLILAATLGATYGIYGPPFETFQAVPRQGSEEYVDNEKYEIRQWDWKSPNVFRELIALVNRIRRENSALQRNDRLRFHGSENDHLLVYSKTSQDLSNIVFVVVSDDPHRPQAGRIQVPLTEWGLSPEDTFQMEDLLTGAHFLWRGEWNDVILDPYSTAAHILRLRRKMRTEHDFDYFA from the coding sequence ATGCCTTCACTCGCCGCCAGGGCAGCCGAATTCCTTGATTTGCAGCAGGTGTCACCGAGTCGGGTGATCGTAACCGGCGTTTCGCCAGAGATCGACGGGGGGCGACAAGCCGCCAAGCGGATTCTTGGAGACCGAGTCACTGTTGAGGCAGACCTGCTGGTGGACTCCCATGATCTCCTGACAGGTGTTGTGAAGTACCGGCCCGCCGGCGATGTCCGATGGCGGGAAGCGAGGATGGCACCCCGCCCGAATGACCGCTGGGCGGCCAGCTTCCAGGTCGAACGGCTCGGCTTCTATGAATTTACCGTGACTGCGTGGATCGACCGATTCACAACATGGCATCGCGGACTTATGAAGAAAGTCGAGGCGGGGCAGTCTGTCGGTTCGGAACTTCTTGAGGGGGCCGCTCTGGTCCACCGCGTTGGCCAACAGGCCCCCGGACAGGACGGTGACTGGCTTGTCCGTCACGCCGCGGAGCTAAAGGAGGGTTCCGAACCGGAACGGGTGACTGCCGCCGGAGATCCCGTGCTGACAATGCTGATGGCCCGGCATGACCCTCGGATCGGGCGGCGAGAATACGACCAGGTCCTGCTGATCTGGGTTGATCGCCTGCGGGCGGAGTTTGGCGGATGGTATGAGGTCTTTCCCCGCTCCTGCTCCCCGGAGCCGAACCGTCACGGGACATTCCGGGATCTTGAGCAACGACTTCCCGATATCGCCCGCATGGGATTCGATGTCGTCTACCTTCCCCCCATTCATCCCATCGGTCGGACGCATCGAAAAGGACCGAACAACACCCTGACGGCCAATGAGAGTGATCCCGGAAGCCCTTGGGCGATCGGCGGGGCCGAAGGCGGACACCAGGCGATTCATCCCGAGCTCGGAACGCTTGAGGACTTCGACCGTCTGTTCACTGCGGCCGTTGGCCAGGGGATCGAGTTCGCTCTCGATCTCGCGTTCCAGTGCTCGCCGGACCATCCGTATGTCCGCGACCACCCCGAGTGGTTCCGACATCGGCCCGACGGTTCGATCCAGTACGCCGAGAATCCGCCAAAGAAGTACCAGGACATCTATCCGCTCGACTTCGAATGCGCGGACTGGAAGGCACTGTGGTCGGAGCTTCTTCAGGTTGTCCAGTTTTGGATCGACCGCGGGATTCGCATCTTCCGCGTCGACAACCCGCACACGAAGCCGCTTCCTTTTTGGGAATGGCTGATCGCCGCGGTCCGTCAGCGAAACCCGGATGTCTTTTTCCTGGCCGAAGCCTTCACCCGCCCGAAGCTCATGAAGCAGCTGGCGAAGCTCGGATTCTCACAGTCCTATACCTACTTCACCTGGCGGAATTCCGCCTGGGAGCTGCGTGAGTATTTCACGGAGCTGACTCAGACCGAAGCTGCGGAATACCTCCGTCCGAACCTCTTCGCCAACACGCCGGACATCCTGCCGGAGTATCTCCAGCACGGCGGTCCTGCGGCATTCCAGATTCGGCTGATCCTGGCGGCGACCCTGGGAGCAACTTACGGGATCTATGGGCCCCCTTTCGAAACTTTTCAGGCCGTTCCACGCCAAGGCAGCGAGGAGTACGTCGACAATGAGAAGTACGAAATTCGCCAATGGGATTGGAAAAGTCCGAACGTCTTTCGGGAACTGATTGCCCTGGTCAATCGGATCCGCCGCGAAAATTCGGCCCTGCAGCGCAACGATCGGCTCCGTTTTCACGGGAGCGAGAACGATCACCTGCTCGTCTACAGCAAGACCAGTCAAGACCTGTCGAATATCGTGTTCGTCGTTGTCAGTGATGACCCACACCGCCCGCAGGCCGGTCGAATTCAGGTCCCTCTGACGGAATGGGGACTGAGCCCCGAAGACACCTTTCAGATGGAAGATCTCCTGACCGGAGCCCATTTCCTGTGGCGCGGCGAATGGAATGACGTGATTCTTGATCCATATTCGACGGCGGCCCACATCTTGCGTCTCCGGCGAAAGATGCGAACCGAGCACGACTTCGACTACTTCGCCTGA
- a CDS encoding alpha-amylase family glycosyl hydrolase — protein MIKSVERSTATAARDWHRQAVFYEVPVPAFFDSDGDGRGDLKGLEERLDYIESLGVTALWLLPIFRSPGEDDGYDVSDFRSVDPSLGTLEDFRRIVSKLHSRNLRIVLELPINRTSVEHPWFQLARRTEPGSPFRDFYVWRQEPADAAANISDSERGADRWSWDLVAQAFYHHRFSRAEPDLNLASESVRRELVDVLRFWARLGVDGFSLSGMGGAPATRRESTSNGESDERRFVQSLEEALRPEFPELLIVARGERSPGDPSTNEAAKSLSLRPQPEFAATLFLALRRQDRTPLVELFHPLPSANEPRPLGLTWLRDHDEMALSVASDDEEDFLVESYARDMSHKISGGIARRLAPMVNHDRRQIELLLSLLVALPGVPLLYYGDELGMGDHPRLGDRRGIRTPFPWSDGPNGGFSEANAEQLSTPLVADPVGGFRAVNAARLRRDPYSLLAFVQSLLKIRGAFPHLSDGPLQVLNSGTAEVLAFQRKAGPFAEAAGEGADTLLVAANLSGSARAFDLDLAEHSGQTPTEVFGNVRFPSVDRNPYRLTLPPYGVLWLRFHSSVTRVEPTPSGGSTKTNPPNVPLWTGEPTRDWKHLLAGERRSLLEQEILPADLPNRRWFGAKTRRIEQVQVADWWPLPDTSAVILFARVRYRTGPDDLYLLPLSILPPSRQERTAGPPQIPGAPLALLSDGSYVVDALTDPVAALAFLRMVEENTEAASEAGSVRGRRTNAFPALRDSRNQPLVPRRGPETSSNSLVFFGRKLLLKIFRRLETGINPDLEVGRFLTERETGARVPQVAGALEYVASDGNGLRTLGIVQSLVSSQGDGWSHALAELKLYYARAADLGPLDDQGLHGEVSLVDRASRTPPARLVEALGGALVSASQLALRTAELHLALSADRSDSDFSPEPMGREDVAQIAREMHRQFELGRDALQRVLPKLPMTIRTPAERLLNEGPSALEQLKAAEVPEVIPGQKIRIHGDFHLGQVLRVGDDFVLLDFEGEPTRTVSERRAKFSPVRDVAGMLRSYHYAAYAALFDFVDGNSMLLDRLVPWADAWHQWVGAAFVQRYRHEMKGSSVVPAADADFALLLDRYILAKGLYELAYELNNRPDWVRIPLGGVNRLLFPDSASRPLEITTP, from the coding sequence ATGATCAAGTCCGTGGAACGATCGACTGCGACGGCCGCTCGCGACTGGCATCGACAAGCGGTCTTCTATGAAGTGCCTGTTCCGGCGTTCTTCGACTCCGATGGCGATGGTCGTGGAGACCTGAAAGGACTGGAAGAGAGGCTCGACTACATCGAGTCACTGGGCGTGACCGCTCTCTGGTTGTTGCCGATTTTTCGCTCTCCTGGCGAAGACGACGGGTACGACGTCTCGGACTTTCGCTCGGTCGATCCTTCGCTGGGAACTCTGGAGGACTTTCGAAGGATCGTCTCCAAGCTGCATTCTCGAAATCTGCGGATCGTGCTTGAACTGCCGATCAACCGGACGTCGGTCGAGCACCCCTGGTTTCAACTGGCACGGAGGACGGAACCTGGCAGCCCATTCCGCGACTTCTATGTATGGAGGCAGGAACCGGCCGATGCGGCCGCGAACATCTCGGACTCGGAGCGGGGAGCCGATCGATGGAGCTGGGACCTCGTCGCGCAGGCGTTTTACCATCACCGCTTTTCCCGGGCGGAACCAGATCTCAATCTGGCCAGCGAATCGGTGCGGCGGGAGCTTGTTGACGTTTTGCGGTTCTGGGCCAGGCTTGGCGTTGACGGCTTCAGCTTGAGCGGAATGGGAGGCGCTCCGGCCACCCGAAGGGAGTCCACGTCAAATGGAGAATCCGACGAGAGACGCTTCGTTCAGAGTCTCGAAGAGGCCCTGAGACCCGAGTTTCCAGAGCTCCTGATCGTCGCACGCGGAGAGCGGTCGCCGGGAGATCCGTCGACTAACGAAGCAGCCAAGTCTCTTTCGCTGCGTCCCCAGCCGGAGTTCGCCGCCACGCTATTTCTCGCCCTGCGGCGTCAGGACCGGACTCCTCTGGTGGAGTTGTTCCATCCTCTTCCATCAGCGAATGAGCCGCGGCCCCTCGGACTCACCTGGCTGCGCGACCACGACGAAATGGCACTCAGCGTGGCGAGTGATGATGAGGAGGATTTTCTCGTTGAATCGTACGCCCGCGATATGTCGCACAAAATCAGCGGCGGGATCGCCCGCCGACTGGCCCCGATGGTGAATCATGATCGGCGACAGATCGAGCTGCTGCTTTCGCTCCTCGTCGCATTGCCAGGCGTCCCATTGCTGTACTACGGGGACGAACTGGGGATGGGCGACCACCCGCGTCTCGGCGATCGCCGCGGAATCCGTACCCCATTTCCCTGGTCTGACGGTCCGAACGGCGGCTTCTCCGAGGCGAATGCAGAGCAACTCTCCACACCGCTCGTAGCGGACCCCGTTGGAGGCTTTCGCGCCGTCAATGCCGCTCGTCTCCGGCGCGATCCCTACTCACTCCTGGCATTCGTTCAGTCTCTGCTGAAGATTCGAGGAGCGTTTCCGCACCTGTCGGACGGCCCGCTGCAGGTCTTGAATTCTGGAACGGCGGAGGTTCTCGCATTCCAACGGAAGGCCGGCCCCTTCGCGGAGGCCGCGGGGGAGGGGGCTGACACATTGCTTGTGGCGGCCAATCTCTCCGGCTCCGCCCGGGCGTTCGATCTCGACCTAGCCGAGCACTCAGGACAAACGCCGACCGAGGTCTTTGGAAACGTCCGGTTTCCGTCCGTCGATCGAAACCCCTATCGGCTGACGTTGCCTCCCTACGGCGTTCTCTGGCTCCGTTTTCATTCTTCAGTGACGCGAGTGGAACCGACCCCGTCAGGAGGATCAACGAAGACGAATCCACCCAACGTCCCGCTCTGGACCGGAGAACCGACGCGAGACTGGAAACACCTTCTGGCAGGAGAACGCCGCTCTCTCCTTGAACAGGAGATCCTGCCGGCGGATCTTCCGAATCGCCGGTGGTTCGGAGCCAAGACGCGGCGGATCGAGCAAGTCCAGGTGGCCGACTGGTGGCCGCTTCCCGACACATCCGCCGTCATCCTGTTTGCCAGGGTCCGCTACCGAACCGGGCCGGATGACCTTTATCTCCTCCCGCTTTCGATCCTTCCCCCCTCGCGCCAGGAGAGAACCGCCGGCCCTCCACAGATCCCGGGAGCACCGCTCGCGCTGTTGTCAGACGGCTCATACGTTGTCGATGCTCTGACCGATCCAGTTGCGGCGCTCGCCTTCCTAAGGATGGTCGAGGAGAACACCGAGGCGGCGAGTGAAGCGGGCTCGGTGAGGGGGCGGCGCACGAACGCGTTTCCGGCCCTCCGCGACTCACGGAACCAGCCGCTTGTTCCCCGGAGAGGCCCAGAAACGTCGAGCAACTCCCTCGTGTTCTTCGGCCGGAAGCTGTTGCTCAAGATCTTTCGCCGCCTGGAAACGGGAATCAATCCAGATCTGGAAGTCGGGCGTTTCCTCACCGAGCGAGAGACGGGCGCCCGCGTTCCTCAGGTCGCGGGGGCGTTGGAGTATGTCGCCTCGGACGGGAACGGCTTGCGGACATTGGGAATCGTGCAGTCGCTGGTCTCGTCCCAGGGAGACGGCTGGAGCCACGCGCTTGCAGAACTCAAGCTCTACTATGCGAGGGCAGCGGACTTGGGCCCGCTTGACGATCAAGGGCTCCACGGCGAGGTGAGTCTGGTCGACCGCGCTTCCCGAACACCCCCCGCTCGGCTGGTGGAAGCGTTGGGGGGAGCGCTCGTTTCTGCATCCCAACTCGCCCTGAGAACCGCGGAGCTGCATCTCGCCTTGTCGGCCGATCGTTCCGACTCGGACTTCTCTCCAGAACCCATGGGCCGGGAGGACGTCGCCCAGATCGCTCGTGAGATGCACCGTCAGTTCGAGCTGGGAAGGGACGCCCTGCAGCGGGTTCTCCCAAAGCTCCCGATGACGATCCGCACGCCGGCGGAGCGGCTGCTGAACGAGGGGCCGAGTGCGCTGGAGCAGCTGAAGGCGGCGGAGGTTCCTGAGGTCATTCCGGGGCAGAAGATTCGAATCCACGGGGACTTTCACCTGGGGCAGGTCCTCCGTGTCGGCGACGACTTCGTCCTGCTCGATTTCGAGGGAGAGCCGACCCGGACGGTGTCGGAACGTCGTGCCAAGTTCTCGCCAGTTCGAGACGTCGCCGGGATGCTTCGCTCCTATCACTATGCCGCCTATGCCGCGCTCTTCGACTTCGTGGACGGCAACTCAATGCTGCTGGACCGCCTCGTCCCATGGGCTGATGCCTGGCATCAATGGGTCGGCGCAGCGTTCGTCCAACGTTATCGCCACGAGATGAAAGGGAGTTCCGTCGTCCCCGCTGCCGACGCCGACTTTGCGCTCCTGCTCGACCGGTACATCCTGGCAAAGGGGCTCTACGAACTCGCGTACGAACTCAACAACCGTCCTGACTGGGTGCGAATCCCCCTGGGGGGCGTGAACCGTCTTCTGTTCCCTGATTCGGCTTCCCGGCCTCTTGAGATAACGACACCATGA
- a CDS encoding zinc-dependent alcohol dehydrogenase, which translates to MESGDVLGHEFMGEVVETGTVAAGKLSKGDRVVVPFTMACGTCFFCQKTLFSCCENSNPNKKIAEEAMGHSPSGLFGYSHMLGGFAGGQAEYVRVPLADFGAFKVPSHIPDEKVLFLTDIFPTGYMGAEQADIEAGDTVAVWGCGPVGQFCIQSAWLFGAGRVIAIDHVPERLEMARRLGRAETIDFTETDASVFDRLQEMTKGRGPDRCIDAVGAEAHGWGSWPAVLDNAKAAVGLATDRPSVLRQAIMACRKGGTVSVPGVYVGLLDKVPMGAFVNKALTMKSGQTHVHRYLQPLLERIEKDQIDPSAIITHRLPLSEAPDAYKTFRDKKDGCVKVVLKP; encoded by the coding sequence ATGGAGTCCGGCGACGTCCTGGGGCACGAGTTCATGGGGGAGGTGGTCGAGACCGGGACCGTCGCCGCCGGCAAGCTGAGCAAAGGGGACCGGGTCGTCGTCCCATTCACGATGGCGTGCGGGACGTGCTTCTTCTGCCAGAAGACGCTGTTCTCGTGCTGCGAGAACTCCAACCCCAACAAGAAGATCGCCGAGGAGGCGATGGGCCATTCGCCCAGCGGACTGTTTGGCTACAGCCACATGCTCGGGGGATTCGCCGGAGGGCAGGCGGAATACGTCCGGGTCCCCCTGGCGGACTTCGGGGCCTTCAAGGTGCCCAGCCACATCCCCGACGAGAAGGTGCTGTTCCTGACCGACATCTTCCCGACCGGGTACATGGGAGCGGAGCAGGCCGACATTGAGGCGGGCGACACCGTCGCGGTCTGGGGGTGCGGGCCGGTGGGGCAGTTCTGCATTCAGAGCGCCTGGCTGTTCGGAGCCGGGCGGGTGATCGCCATCGACCACGTTCCGGAGCGGCTGGAGATGGCGAGGCGTCTGGGGCGAGCGGAGACGATCGACTTCACCGAGACCGATGCCAGCGTCTTTGACCGGCTGCAGGAGATGACGAAGGGACGCGGGCCGGACCGGTGTATTGATGCCGTCGGAGCGGAGGCCCACGGGTGGGGGAGCTGGCCGGCGGTGCTCGACAACGCGAAGGCGGCGGTCGGCCTGGCGACCGACCGGCCGTCCGTACTGCGGCAGGCAATCATGGCCTGCCGAAAAGGAGGAACCGTCTCGGTGCCGGGGGTGTATGTGGGCCTACTCGACAAGGTTCCGATGGGGGCCTTCGTCAACAAGGCCCTGACGATGAAGTCCGGTCAGACGCATGTGCACCGCTACCTGCAGCCGCTCCTGGAGCGGATCGAGAAAGACCAGATCGATCCGTCGGCGATCATCACGCACCGGTTGCCCCTGTCCGAGGCGCCCGACGCCTACAAGACCTTCCGCGATAAGAAAGACGGCTGTGTCAAAGTTGTCCTGAAGCCCTGA
- a CDS encoding IS4 family transposase, whose protein sequence is MDSGSLWPVGIGDMESLCLPPAEWAETQFRQCQLGDRRRNRRLISFAAAVAIDPGATTPVQTRTWSSCKGAYRFMDCADVHFGALVEPHCRETREKVSTTGRSLVIHDTTEISLTHLHRPLEGLGLTGSGLRQGFHLHTALKIDAATQEVHGLAGQILFCRQRKPRRPDGKRETVEQSLKRPRESEVWRNLIAQVGAAPAGERLVHVCDRGADNYEVYAQAALLGTGWIIRAAQLRRKIRPVPKEGVADSSTTPLETWLSQACFVAGYEVEVVAKAQRPARTATVELRWARIEMPRRSPMSAWAKAQAPSAIRMSAVEVVERRPPKGAAPLRWVLLTSEDVGTADEARQVATDYARRPLIEDYHKALKSGCHVEERQYQSASRLERITAVLCVTAVRLLTIRNLSRTEPDRPAERAAPREWIEMLRRYTAIHFPKARLDGWTIDEFTRRLAMLGGFLGRKGDGLPGWITLSRGATKLLHLLEGRALARDDCG, encoded by the coding sequence ATGGACTCCGGGTCACTTTGGCCGGTTGGAATCGGCGATATGGAGAGCCTCTGTCTTCCGCCCGCGGAATGGGCTGAAACTCAGTTTCGGCAGTGTCAGCTGGGGGATCGACGACGCAACCGTCGCCTCATCTCATTCGCCGCGGCGGTCGCGATTGATCCCGGGGCCACCACACCTGTCCAGACGCGAACCTGGTCATCCTGCAAGGGGGCCTACCGATTCATGGACTGTGCCGACGTCCACTTCGGGGCCCTCGTCGAGCCGCATTGCCGGGAGACGCGTGAGAAGGTCTCCACGACCGGCCGGTCCCTGGTGATCCATGACACGACCGAGATCTCGTTAACACACCTGCACCGGCCGCTGGAAGGCCTCGGACTGACGGGCAGCGGTCTTCGGCAGGGCTTTCACCTGCATACGGCGCTCAAGATCGACGCCGCGACTCAGGAGGTGCATGGACTGGCAGGCCAGATCCTGTTCTGCCGCCAGCGCAAGCCGCGGCGGCCGGACGGCAAGCGGGAGACGGTCGAGCAGAGCCTGAAGCGTCCCCGCGAATCGGAGGTCTGGCGGAACCTGATCGCCCAGGTCGGCGCAGCCCCGGCGGGAGAACGGCTGGTTCATGTGTGCGATCGGGGAGCGGACAACTACGAGGTCTACGCTCAGGCGGCGCTGTTGGGAACCGGGTGGATCATCCGGGCCGCTCAGTTGCGGCGAAAGATTCGTCCCGTGCCGAAGGAAGGGGTTGCCGACTCGTCGACGACGCCCCTGGAGACCTGGCTCTCTCAGGCCTGCTTCGTGGCGGGGTATGAGGTGGAGGTGGTCGCCAAGGCGCAGCGTCCGGCCCGCACGGCGACGGTCGAACTCCGTTGGGCCCGGATCGAGATGCCGCGGCGGTCCCCGATGAGCGCCTGGGCGAAAGCCCAGGCGCCTTCGGCGATCCGGATGAGCGCCGTCGAAGTCGTGGAGCGCCGCCCTCCGAAGGGAGCTGCCCCCTTAAGGTGGGTGCTGCTCACGTCAGAAGACGTTGGCACCGCCGACGAGGCCCGACAGGTGGCGACGGACTACGCCCGCCGCCCGTTGATCGAGGACTACCACAAGGCGCTCAAGAGCGGCTGCCATGTCGAAGAGCGGCAGTACCAGTCGGCCTCACGTCTGGAGCGGATCACGGCGGTCCTGTGCGTGACGGCCGTACGGCTGCTCACGATCCGCAACCTGTCCCGTACGGAGCCGGACCGTCCGGCGGAAAGGGCGGCGCCGCGGGAATGGATCGAAATGCTCAGGCGATACACGGCGATCCACTTCCCCAAGGCCCGACTCGACGGATGGACGATCGACGAGTTCACTCGCCGACTGGCGATGCTGGGCGGGTTCCTGGGACGAAAGGGGGATGGCCTTCCTGGCTGGATCACCCTGTCACGTGGCGCAACCAAGCTTCTGCACCTGCTGGAAGGCCGCGCCCTGGCACGCGACGATTGTGGGTAG
- a CDS encoding SDR family oxidoreductase has protein sequence MSTTLKKIADQVVVITGASSGIGLATAELLAEMGASVVLAARSEKTLLHVAGRITGRGGRAIAVPCDVSDRSQVEALAKTAIRTFGRIDTWVNNAGLGMYGRADTFREEDARRLFDINFWGAVNGCVVALPHLKSSGGALITVGSEVSDSYAPLMSIYVATKHAIKGYVDVLRVEVEEVDKLPVAVTLIQPTAVDTPFPQHAKNDMPKEPKLPDPMIQAQDVAEAILHVAEHPTREKKVGAMSLVSTALSKLIPSVADRLSAGRVDDLTYDEKPRNPNGALYQASEATGVAGRTNGTGGNQPR, from the coding sequence ATGTCGACAACGCTCAAGAAGATTGCGGATCAGGTTGTCGTGATTACCGGCGCGTCTTCAGGGATCGGACTGGCGACCGCCGAACTTCTCGCGGAGATGGGGGCTTCGGTCGTCCTCGCCGCCCGCAGCGAAAAGACGCTTCTTCACGTCGCGGGGCGGATCACGGGCCGGGGGGGCCGGGCGATCGCGGTCCCGTGTGATGTTTCCGACCGCAGCCAGGTAGAAGCCCTCGCCAAAACGGCGATCAGGACCTTCGGGCGGATCGACACGTGGGTCAACAACGCCGGCCTGGGGATGTACGGCCGCGCGGACACGTTTCGCGAAGAGGATGCCCGGAGACTGTTCGATATCAACTTCTGGGGAGCGGTCAACGGCTGCGTCGTCGCTCTTCCGCATCTGAAAAGCAGTGGCGGTGCGCTGATCACGGTCGGAAGCGAGGTCTCCGATTCCTACGCCCCGCTCATGAGCATCTACGTCGCGACCAAACACGCCATCAAGGGGTACGTCGACGTCCTGCGGGTCGAAGTCGAGGAGGTCGACAAGCTTCCCGTTGCGGTGACGTTGATCCAGCCGACTGCCGTCGACACGCCGTTCCCTCAGCATGCGAAGAACGACATGCCCAAGGAGCCGAAGCTCCCCGATCCGATGATCCAGGCGCAGGACGTGGCCGAGGCGATCTTGCACGTCGCCGAGCACCCGACACGGGAGAAGAAGGTTGGAGCGATGTCGCTCGTGAGCACGGCGCTTTCGAAACTGATCCCCAGTGTCGCGGACCGCTTGTCTGCGGGGCGGGTCGACGATCTCACCTACGACGAGAAGCCGCGCAACCCGAATGGAGCTTTGTACCAGGCGAGCGAAGCGACGGGCGTCGCGGGACGAACCAATGGAACGGGCGGCAATCAGCCACGGTAG
- a CDS encoding low affinity iron permease family protein, which translates to MISPTGKATAEPPRDTGYVSVTRNRFCSGRWEKGGCVMGSCAQESSSHKSWFGRAAHNTACWTGKPGGFISASAIVLIWAITGPIFGFSDTWQLVINTGTTIVTFLMVFLIQNSQNRDTVALHLKLDEVLRSIADARDNFMDIEDLEESELEEIRDEYRRLAAKAREMRDDRPQRPSRPGAVQATP; encoded by the coding sequence ATGATAAGCCCGACAGGCAAGGCGACTGCTGAACCGCCCCGAGACACGGGTTACGTTTCCGTCACAAGGAATCGGTTCTGCAGTGGACGCTGGGAAAAGGGGGGATGCGTCATGGGTTCTTGCGCTCAAGAGTCAAGTAGTCACAAGTCCTGGTTCGGCCGCGCGGCACACAACACCGCGTGTTGGACGGGGAAACCAGGAGGGTTCATCTCGGCGTCAGCGATCGTCTTGATCTGGGCCATTACAGGACCGATCTTCGGTTTCAGTGATACGTGGCAGCTCGTGATCAACACCGGGACAACGATCGTCACCTTCCTGATGGTGTTCCTGATTCAGAACAGTCAGAACCGGGACACTGTGGCCCTCCATCTCAAGCTGGATGAAGTCCTCCGGTCCATCGCCGACGCGCGCGACAACTTCATGGACATCGAGGATCTCGAAGAGTCGGAACTCGAAGAGATTCGCGACGAATACCGGCGGCTCGCCGCCAAGGCCCGGGAGATGCGAGACGACCGTCCCCAACGACCGTCTCGCCCTGGAGCCGTGCAGGCAACGCCCTAG
- a CDS encoding RecQ family ATP-dependent DNA helicase: MTHQRLLRLLAEQFGFSDFRSGQAAAIQSALNGRDVVVVMPTGSGKSLCFQLPAIELEGTTVVVSPLIALMKDQTEKLNARGLHAVSVNSSLGEKQLKAALQAIENGEVEFIYTTPERLQEPQFLSLLQRLSIDLFVVDEAHCISTWGQDFRPAYMELGAALKAIGRPPVLALTASATETVLGDIIRELGIPEAQVIETGYRRDNLFLEVKHFQTPTDKERAMHELAKRDGQGIVYVATTRAVDDLKAGLIAQGVSSVGYHGRMSARDRNSAQDVFMSGQAQVVVATNAFGLGIDKPDIRWITHFHVPTTLEAYYQEIGRSGRDGQPAACTLLYCPSDWKLLRFFRGNRFPDDSDLVNVYHAVQTACRNRGNPTTASLEAASPISKAKTRLCLKLLENAGVLRRRSSHWQLIVSDLSRERCEAIACAFVRKEEADRRCQEEMQAFAEGKRCRWRSIVEYFERSASSGDCGHCDRCGG; this comes from the coding sequence ATGACGCATCAGCGGTTGCTCAGACTGCTTGCTGAGCAATTTGGATTCAGCGACTTTCGATCAGGCCAGGCGGCCGCGATTCAATCGGCTCTCAACGGCCGCGACGTCGTCGTCGTGATGCCGACCGGATCGGGAAAGTCCTTGTGCTTCCAACTCCCGGCGATTGAACTCGAAGGGACGACTGTCGTCGTGAGTCCGCTGATCGCTTTGATGAAAGATCAAACGGAGAAGCTCAACGCCCGGGGGCTGCACGCAGTCTCCGTCAATAGCTCCCTCGGTGAGAAGCAGCTCAAAGCAGCGCTTCAAGCGATCGAGAACGGTGAAGTCGAGTTCATCTACACGACGCCCGAACGATTGCAGGAGCCCCAATTCCTCAGCCTGCTGCAGCGATTGTCGATTGACCTTTTCGTGGTTGACGAAGCCCATTGCATCAGCACATGGGGACAGGACTTCCGACCTGCCTACATGGAACTTGGAGCCGCACTCAAAGCGATCGGACGACCGCCTGTACTGGCACTGACGGCCAGTGCCACTGAGACGGTACTCGGCGACATCATCCGGGAATTGGGAATTCCCGAAGCTCAAGTCATCGAAACAGGCTACCGACGTGACAACCTCTTCCTGGAGGTCAAACACTTTCAGACGCCGACTGACAAGGAGCGCGCGATGCACGAACTAGCCAAACGGGATGGCCAAGGGATTGTGTATGTTGCGACAACCCGTGCGGTCGACGATCTGAAGGCAGGGCTTATTGCTCAGGGAGTCTCTTCAGTAGGGTACCACGGTCGAATGTCGGCCCGGGATCGGAATTCCGCACAGGACGTGTTCATGAGCGGCCAGGCCCAGGTTGTGGTGGCCACCAACGCATTTGGGCTTGGCATCGACAAGCCGGACATTCGCTGGATTACGCACTTCCATGTTCCGACGACTCTGGAGGCATACTATCAGGAGATTGGCCGCTCCGGACGTGACGGGCAACCTGCGGCCTGTACGCTTCTTTACTGCCCGTCTGATTGGAAGCTCCTACGGTTCTTTCGAGGCAACCGTTTCCCCGACGACTCGGATCTCGTGAACGTCTATCACGCCGTGCAGACCGCTTGTCGCAATAGAGGTAACCCGACAACTGCCAGTCTTGAGGCTGCCTCCCCGATCTCCAAGGCAAAGACGCGGCTTTGCCTGAAGCTGCTGGAAAATGCAGGCGTCCTGCGCCGCCGGTCGTCCCACTGGCAGCTCATTGTCTCCGATCTCTCCCGAGAACGATGCGAGGCGATCGCCTGTGCCTTCGTTCGGAAAGAGGAGGCCGACCGAAGATGTCAGGAAGAGATGCAAGCGTTTGCCGAGGGGAAGCGCTGCCGCTGGCGTTCGATCGTGGAGTATTTCGAACGGTCCGCTAGTTCCGGTGATTGCGGTCACTGTGATCGATGTGGAGGGTAG